A portion of the Pectobacterium brasiliense genome contains these proteins:
- the livF gene encoding high-affinity branched-chain amino acid ABC transporter ATP-binding protein LivF has protein sequence MLSLHQVSAHYGKIQALHQVSLHINQGEIVTLIGANGAGKTTLLGTLCGDPRATEGTITFDGKDITNWQTAQIMREAIAIVPEGRRVFSRMTVEENLAMGGFFAERDQYQERIARVYDLFPRLYERRAQRSGTMSGGEQQMLAIGRALMSQPRLLLLDEPSLGLAPIIILQIFDTIQQLREEGMTIFLVEQNANQALKLADRGYVLENGHVVLEDTGAALLANEAVRSAYLGG, from the coding sequence ATGCTGTCATTACATCAGGTTTCGGCCCACTACGGAAAAATTCAGGCGCTGCATCAGGTAAGCCTGCATATTAATCAGGGCGAGATTGTTACGCTGATCGGCGCGAACGGTGCCGGTAAAACCACGCTGTTGGGCACGCTGTGCGGTGACCCGCGCGCGACGGAAGGCACCATCACGTTTGACGGTAAGGACATCACAAACTGGCAGACCGCGCAGATTATGCGTGAAGCTATCGCGATTGTGCCGGAAGGGCGTCGCGTCTTTTCCCGCATGACGGTAGAAGAAAATCTGGCGATGGGTGGGTTCTTTGCCGAGCGCGATCAGTATCAGGAGCGCATTGCACGCGTCTACGATCTGTTCCCGCGTCTGTATGAGCGACGCGCCCAGCGTTCCGGCACGATGTCCGGCGGTGAGCAGCAGATGCTGGCGATTGGCCGTGCGCTGATGAGCCAGCCGCGTTTACTGCTGCTGGACGAACCGTCGCTGGGTCTGGCTCCGATTATCATCCTGCAAATTTTCGACACGATCCAGCAACTGCGTGAAGAGGGCATGACCATCTTCCTGGTGGAGCAAAACGCCAATCAGGCGCTGAAATTGGCAGACCGGGGTTATGTACTTGAAAACGGCCATGTCGTGTTGGAAGATACCGGTGCGGCATTGTTAGCTAATGAAGCGGTACGTTCGGCCTATCTGGGCGGATAA